The nucleotide sequence TAATGTGAGTTATAGAGCAAAGAGAATGCTCTACCCCTCTTCATCCACCTCGTAATCGACAACGTGCATCTCTTCCGTCTTGTCTTTGATGAAATTGAGCACTTCCAGGCTCTCCTGCTCGACCTTGTACCACATCAGGTGTTCCTTGGTCTTGAACGTCGCGTAGAGACAGAGGTCGTAAGAGTGCGCCCCGTGGTTGAAGTCCATCCCCACCTGCATCGTCTGCAGCCACTCCACCTTTTCGGGCAGCGCTTCGAGCATCTCTTTGGCCTTGACCATGTTGGCCATCTTGTTCAGTTCGAGTTTGAACTTATACATTTCAACGTGTACTATCATCATTCACCCCGTTTAGAAAAAAATATGCTATCAACGAAAAGTCTGCTTTATCCGTTAGCTGCCAGGCGAGTTGCAAAATTTATGCATGAAGCTGGTTTTGTACAACAAAAACTCCCTCAAAATCACCCCTTGAATCTAATTTGCATAGGGCCATAAAAACAACCAAGGAGAAAGAATGGCACCAGTAGCACTGACAGCGGAGAACTTTGACAAAACAATAGCGGACAACGAGATCGTCATCATCGATTTCTGGGCGACATGGTGCGGGCCATGCAAGCAGTACGGCCCCATCTTTGAACGTGTCGCGGAGAACGTTTCAGACATCACCTTCGCCAAGATCAATACCGACGAGCAGCAGCAACTGGCCGCCCAGTTCCATATCCGTTCCATCCCGACGACGGTGGTCATGAAAGACGAGATCATCGTGTTCCAGCAGGAGGGGGTTCTTTTCCACGAGAAGCTGCTGGACATCGCGGAAAAGGCGCAGGCGCTCGATATGGACATGGTCCGCGCAAAAATTGCAGAGCAGGAAGCGGCAGCGCAGCAAGAAGGCTGATTAGCTTCGACACGTCGAAGCGCATTAATAAAATAGACCCTTGGGCCTTGAGCGCGATCCTTATAAGCCATCCCGGAGGCACAAAGCCGGGAGGGGTGAGCGATTCGCGAAAGGCCGCTTTTTGCGCTACTTTTTCTAAAAAAGTGGCAAAGAACTATTATCTTCATTCTTTTCTTTTTCATAAGAAAAGAACCAAAAGAAAATCGTCGTTGCGCGAATCGCTCACCCTATCTCGGCTTTATGCCCTCAGAGCGGCTTTCAAGGCACGCTTAACGACCCTGAGCCTATCGATCAATGCGCTTCAGGAACCGAAGCTAGTATCAGTAAAAAGAGCTTTGTCGCGACAAAGCGCCTTCATTCAAATAGAAATCTGTTTTCATAACGCACTGTCGGAGGGAGGCGAGACCATCCGTTCGACATTGACAGACATATACAGCAGCTCCACGGGGTCGCCGAACTGCGTGTAGATGGCGACGTCGGCGGCATCCCGTCCGAAGGCGATCGCGATGCGCCCGCCCCACAGGTCATTTTGTGTCGGGTCGAACGTGTACCACCGGCCGCCTACATAGGCTTCGAACCAGGCGTGAAGGTCCATCGGTTCAAGGGTCTCCAGGTAACCGACAACCATGCGCGCCGGTATCGACAGCGCCCGGCAGCAGGCGATGCCCAGGTGGGCCATGTCGCGGCAAACACCGAAGCCGCTCTGGTTGAGCTCGGAGGCGCTGATGATCTGCTGCCCCATGCCGGGCGCGTACCGGACCGTATTGCGGATATACTCGACAATAGCGGCGCACTGGTCGTAGCCCGCGGCCCGGCCCGCCGTGATCGACCTGGCCATTTCCGTAAAACGGTCCGATTCGCAGTAGCGGCTGGGGTAGAGGTAAGGGAGCGTCTCGTCGGGCAGTTGCTGCACTTCGACAAAAGGAGCACCCGGGGCCATATCGCAGGCCTCGGCAGTTTCAATGTCGACGGAGGTGTGAACGGTAAAGTAGCCCGACGGTGCGACCAGCCGCTGGCAGAGGTTGCCGAACATATCCGTAAACTCCATCACCGGCACATTGGGCGACAGAACGTAATGTTCGCTGGCAACCCACTGCTGCCATCCGCTCCGGGGGCGCAGCATCAGCAGAAAAGGTGTCGGAACCGGAATACTGAATTCAAGAAAACAAGATGCGTGTAACCACATGACGATCCTTCACAGTGTGACAAGTAGTGCTGCACCCCTATCCCACAAGATTTTCATTATAGCGTGTCACATGACATGCGGGACACATTTAAAAGCAGGTGAACGGAGCCTCTTATGGGGATTCATATGAGCATCTATCGGAATAGCGTAGCCCGGCAAAAAGCCTCTATGCCCTCCCCCATCATAGCTTCGACTCGTCGAAGCGCATAAAATCAATAGACAAAGTGTCGTTAAGCGTGCCTTGAAAGCCGCTGCGGAGGCCCAAAGCCGGGAGCAGCGTGCGATTCGCGCAACGACGATTTTCTTTGGTTTCGTTTCTTTGTAAAAAGAAAGGAAAAGGAAGAACTCTTTGCCACTTTTTTAGAAAAAGTAGCGCAAAAAGCGGCCTTTCGCGAATCGCTCGCCCTTCCCG is from Sulfurimonas sp. HSL-1656 and encodes:
- a CDS encoding Dabb family protein; translation: MMIVHVEMYKFKLELNKMANMVKAKEMLEALPEKVEWLQTMQVGMDFNHGAHSYDLCLYATFKTKEHLMWYKVEQESLEVLNFIKDKTEEMHVVDYEVDEEG
- the trxA gene encoding thioredoxin — translated: MAPVALTAENFDKTIADNEIVIIDFWATWCGPCKQYGPIFERVAENVSDITFAKINTDEQQQLAAQFHIRSIPTTVVMKDEIIVFQQEGVLFHEKLLDIAEKAQALDMDMVRAKIAEQEAAAQQEG
- a CDS encoding transglutaminase family protein, translating into MWLHASCFLEFSIPVPTPFLLMLRPRSGWQQWVASEHYVLSPNVPVMEFTDMFGNLCQRLVAPSGYFTVHTSVDIETAEACDMAPGAPFVEVQQLPDETLPYLYPSRYCESDRFTEMARSITAGRAAGYDQCAAIVEYIRNTVRYAPGMGQQIISASELNQSGFGVCRDMAHLGIACCRALSIPARMVVGYLETLEPMDLHAWFEAYVGGRWYTFDPTQNDLWGGRIAIAFGRDAADVAIYTQFGDPVELLYMSVNVERMVSPPSDSAL